One Idiomarina loihiensis L2TR genomic window carries:
- a CDS encoding alpha/beta hydrolase has translation MKQWMALSLLLLGLIPHSGQAQTKINEASGCYLPGVQEKLHCGTVSVPENYEQPDGKHIGIYYAILPAIQEGAQADPMLILAGGPGQAATELTPMIARMFEAVRQKRDILLIDQRGTGKSHPLECGIERPDELIRADDEQDLRALSRECQEQYPDTDTTQYHTVNAVKDFERVREHLGIEQLNLYGGSYGTRVGLTYLREAPSSVRTATLDAVAPPQVIIGPFGQHGANAFDEMLKDCSEQSPCHEKFPNLEQEYYEVMSELEAENILLETRDPLSFEPLEIKLTPGRFSSIIRVALYHPSTRQLLPYAIHSAAEGNYHAILGLMGGTMSQNSIYLGLMLSVVCGEDLPRATPELFAQDGNNEFIGSRTGDAFVDMCAGWQSSSVPSYWSDPVVSDKPVLLLSGELDPVTPPEWGEIAHRTLPNSKHLIAPNAGHTIASHTCANKLIADFIEQGSIENIDGSCLKEQRLKPFVLNQNAAGL, from the coding sequence ATGAAACAATGGATGGCATTATCGCTACTGTTACTGGGACTGATACCGCATAGCGGTCAGGCACAGACAAAAATAAATGAAGCTTCGGGCTGTTATTTACCCGGCGTGCAAGAGAAACTGCACTGTGGCACAGTTTCAGTTCCTGAAAATTACGAACAACCCGACGGCAAGCATATTGGTATTTACTACGCGATTCTTCCCGCTATTCAGGAAGGAGCGCAAGCCGATCCTATGCTCATTCTGGCCGGAGGGCCGGGACAGGCCGCTACCGAATTAACTCCAATGATAGCGCGTATGTTCGAAGCGGTGCGTCAAAAGCGCGATATCCTTCTAATTGATCAGCGTGGCACAGGTAAAAGTCACCCGCTTGAATGTGGTATTGAACGCCCTGATGAATTGATACGAGCTGACGATGAGCAGGACCTTAGAGCCTTGAGTCGTGAATGTCAGGAACAGTACCCTGATACAGACACAACGCAATATCATACGGTTAACGCAGTTAAAGACTTTGAGCGAGTACGTGAACATTTAGGTATAGAGCAACTGAACCTTTATGGCGGCTCTTATGGAACGCGCGTTGGACTAACTTATTTACGTGAAGCACCGAGCTCAGTTCGTACGGCTACCCTCGATGCCGTAGCTCCGCCTCAGGTGATCATCGGGCCTTTTGGTCAACACGGAGCCAATGCATTTGACGAAATGCTCAAAGACTGTTCCGAACAAAGCCCGTGTCATGAGAAGTTCCCTAACCTAGAGCAAGAATACTATGAGGTGATGAGTGAGCTTGAAGCTGAGAATATATTGCTGGAAACGCGTGACCCCCTCTCTTTTGAGCCGCTGGAAATAAAACTGACTCCCGGGCGTTTTAGCTCAATTATTCGTGTTGCTTTATATCACCCCAGTACTCGTCAGTTATTGCCTTACGCGATTCACTCAGCAGCTGAAGGAAACTACCATGCAATACTGGGGCTGATGGGCGGTACTATGTCACAAAACAGTATTTACCTGGGGCTTATGCTCTCGGTTGTGTGTGGCGAAGACTTGCCAAGGGCGACTCCTGAGCTTTTCGCTCAGGACGGCAACAATGAGTTTATTGGCAGCCGCACCGGTGATGCCTTTGTCGACATGTGTGCGGGTTGGCAATCATCGAGTGTTCCATCTTATTGGTCCGATCCGGTTGTTAGTGATAAGCCGGTTTTGTTGTTATCGGGAGAGCTGGACCCGGTGACGCCTCCGGAATGGGGCGAAATTGCCCACAGAACCTTACCTAACAGTAAACATCTGATTGCACCTAACGCCGGGCATACCATAGCCAGCCATACCTGCGCTAATAAGCTCATTGCAGATTTTATCGAGCAAGGTTCTATCGAAAATATTGATGGCAGCTGCTTAAAAGAACAAAGGCTGAAGCCATTTGTGCTGAACCAGAATGCAGCGGGGCTATAA
- a CDS encoding ATP-binding cassette domain-containing protein codes for MINVDALTKTFKNVQALDSLSFQAKDGEITGLLGPNGAGKTTCLRIIYGLLQADTGKAEIEGVDANQNPIDARRNLGIFPDKFGLYERLTVREQVAYFAGLHGLKGTEQKQAVEKVIEKLDIKELADRRTAGFSQGQRMKVALAQALVHSPKHLILDEPSRGLDVMSTRILRDVLREQRAQGTCILFSSHVMQEVAALCDRVVVMAKGKVAAEGTPQELCDMTGEQQLEDAFVKIIGTDEGIAA; via the coding sequence ATGATAAACGTAGATGCACTGACAAAAACATTCAAAAATGTGCAAGCGCTGGACTCTCTTTCATTTCAGGCAAAAGATGGCGAAATTACCGGGCTTCTTGGGCCTAACGGAGCCGGGAAAACGACTTGTCTGCGTATTATTTACGGGTTGTTGCAGGCAGATACCGGCAAAGCAGAGATTGAAGGTGTTGATGCCAACCAGAACCCGATTGATGCACGCCGTAACCTCGGTATATTCCCTGATAAATTCGGTTTATACGAACGCTTGACCGTACGCGAGCAAGTAGCTTATTTCGCCGGGCTGCACGGGCTAAAAGGCACGGAGCAAAAGCAGGCGGTTGAGAAGGTGATAGAGAAACTGGATATTAAAGAACTTGCAGACCGTCGTACTGCCGGGTTTTCACAAGGTCAGCGGATGAAAGTAGCGTTGGCTCAGGCTTTAGTACACAGCCCGAAACACTTGATTCTGGATGAACCCAGCCGCGGTCTGGACGTGATGAGTACCCGAATTTTAAGAGATGTGTTGCGCGAACAACGCGCTCAAGGCACCTGTATCTTGTTTTCCAGTCACGTTATGCAGGAAGTTGCCGCTCTATGTGACCGAGTGGTGGTGATGGCAAAAGGCAAAGTGGCAGCTGAAGGAACACCGCAGGAGCTGTGCGATATGACCGGCGAGCAACAGCTGGAAGACGCCTTCGTTAAAATTATCGGTACCGACGAGGGGATAGCAGCCTAA
- a CDS encoding ABC transporter permease, producing MSALTSVWKKEFRDAIRDKRSVLAAMSYAFFGPLLMAVAFFFLITQLTDPADVEITIEGKENAPQLVEFLNERGVVAKEGEWAKTETPIILTLPQNWQESVSKAEPVEVTLRADWSAQKQQTEIKRVEQAVQAYSSQIAAYRLTLRGVDPRVVQPIQLQKQDLATRGSKAALIMGSVLVFIILSVFWSGMNVAIDISAGERERNSLEFLLSQPLSTWDIVTGKALTATTFSLFGAILSLVLIPIIFAYVPLHEIGMNVNFSVGMMLLMFVLLVPLALFATALQLFVSFRAKNFKEAQTYISFLLIIPMAASFGVEFARLKNPILYYLPLTGQHQAFLSLIRGENVNVMGTVISAIATLAAALLLMKYIARMLKSEKIVFGL from the coding sequence ATGAGTGCATTAACTTCCGTATGGAAAAAAGAGTTCCGGGACGCTATTCGTGATAAACGTTCTGTTTTAGCGGCAATGTCCTATGCGTTTTTTGGCCCTTTATTAATGGCCGTAGCCTTCTTTTTCTTAATAACCCAACTGACCGACCCAGCAGACGTTGAAATTACCATTGAAGGCAAAGAAAATGCCCCTCAACTCGTTGAATTTTTGAACGAACGTGGTGTTGTTGCTAAAGAAGGGGAGTGGGCGAAAACCGAAACGCCAATAATATTGACCTTACCGCAAAACTGGCAGGAAAGTGTGAGTAAAGCCGAACCGGTGGAGGTAACATTACGCGCCGACTGGTCCGCACAAAAACAGCAGACCGAAATTAAGCGTGTAGAGCAGGCCGTTCAGGCATACTCCAGTCAAATAGCGGCTTACCGTCTGACTTTACGGGGTGTGGATCCGCGTGTCGTGCAACCAATACAGTTACAAAAGCAAGACTTAGCAACCCGGGGCTCAAAAGCGGCCTTGATTATGGGCAGTGTGCTGGTATTTATTATCTTGTCTGTATTCTGGTCTGGTATGAATGTGGCTATTGATATCAGTGCTGGTGAGCGTGAACGTAACTCGCTGGAATTTTTGCTGAGTCAGCCGTTAAGCACCTGGGACATTGTTACCGGTAAAGCACTGACCGCAACGACCTTTTCATTGTTCGGGGCAATACTGTCACTGGTACTCATACCCATTATATTTGCCTACGTTCCATTACACGAAATTGGTATGAACGTGAACTTTAGTGTGGGTATGATGCTACTAATGTTTGTTTTGCTGGTACCGCTAGCTTTGTTCGCGACCGCCCTGCAATTGTTTGTGTCCTTTCGCGCGAAAAACTTCAAAGAAGCACAAACCTACATCAGCTTCTTATTGATCATTCCCATGGCAGCGTCATTCGGTGTCGAATTTGCACGGCTTAAAAATCCAATTCTCTACTATCTCCCGCTAACCGGTCAGCATCAGGCTTTTCTGTCACTGATACGCGGTGAGAACGTGAATGTCATGGGAACGGTCATCAGCGCAATTGCCACCCTGGCAGCCGCTCTGCTGCTCATGAAATACATAGCCCGAATGCTCAAAAGCGAAAAAATCGTCTTCGGCCTGTAG
- a CDS encoding NAD(P)/FAD-dependent oxidoreductase — protein MYDPLVNAPPGPHDAPEPSYWQQHTQAEFPECVDAPEEVEFAVIGAGYTGLNAARVLAENGHSVAVFEANQLAWGCSSRNAGFVMKSTGRLGLSAWAERLGADIAQDIADEHQKALQLVEETLRYCPSQCQRQNGGYLKIAHRNSAVAPLKQQYEQLKKFNQPVEWLTQNQLSGLISSPQAHAALRFTDCFTLNPILLAAATARRATAAGAQLVEHCPVTQAVSLGGKGVYLQTAKGSVRARKLLVCSNGYTSGKLLPELASRSLPVLSSIITTPPLSNEQVESIKLSPQYAIMDTRILKYYFRLLPDNRLLFGGRGAIQGKSAEKPIYAKRLLQALHQTFPQLREVNKWEYFWSGWVSVSLDDYPRVGKVKDNIYASMGYCGAGVGFTALAGQRLAEAAMEKNLPELPYYQSKLKPFPLPRFRRLGQWLYYHYGRLRD, from the coding sequence GAGTTTCCGGAGTGTGTGGATGCGCCGGAGGAAGTCGAATTTGCTGTTATTGGTGCGGGTTATACGGGGTTAAATGCGGCTCGGGTTCTGGCCGAAAATGGGCATTCTGTTGCAGTTTTTGAAGCCAACCAACTGGCCTGGGGTTGTTCGTCGCGTAATGCCGGGTTTGTGATGAAAAGTACCGGCCGACTGGGCTTGTCGGCCTGGGCTGAACGCCTTGGTGCTGACATTGCGCAAGACATTGCCGATGAACATCAAAAGGCACTGCAACTGGTTGAAGAAACTTTGCGTTATTGCCCTTCGCAGTGCCAGCGCCAAAACGGTGGCTACCTGAAAATAGCGCACCGCAACAGCGCCGTGGCACCATTGAAACAACAATATGAGCAGCTTAAAAAGTTTAATCAACCCGTTGAATGGCTCACCCAAAATCAACTCTCGGGGCTTATTTCAAGCCCACAGGCCCATGCCGCATTACGCTTTACTGATTGTTTTACCCTTAACCCCATTTTGTTAGCAGCAGCTACCGCGCGAAGGGCAACTGCCGCTGGTGCGCAATTAGTTGAACACTGCCCGGTAACTCAGGCCGTGTCACTTGGCGGCAAAGGAGTGTATCTGCAAACCGCCAAAGGCTCTGTACGCGCCCGTAAGCTGTTGGTTTGTTCTAATGGCTATACCTCAGGGAAACTGTTGCCGGAGCTTGCCAGCCGCTCGCTACCGGTACTCTCAAGCATTATTACCACCCCACCTCTGAGTAACGAACAGGTTGAGAGTATTAAGCTTTCACCTCAATACGCCATAATGGATACACGCATCCTGAAGTATTACTTCCGCTTACTGCCCGATAACCGCTTATTGTTTGGTGGTCGTGGTGCCATTCAAGGGAAAAGCGCAGAGAAGCCGATATATGCTAAACGCTTACTGCAGGCATTACACCAGACTTTCCCGCAACTGCGAGAAGTGAACAAGTGGGAGTATTTCTGGAGTGGCTGGGTCAGTGTGTCACTGGACGATTACCCGCGAGTAGGCAAAGTGAAAGATAATATCTACGCCAGCATGGGTTACTGCGGCGCCGGTGTTGGCTTTACCGCCCTGGCCGGTCAAAGACTGGCAGAAGCCGCCATGGAAAAAAACCTGCCCGAGCTACCGTACTACCAGTCAAAACTAAAGCCCTTTCCATTACCACGCTTCCGCCGCCTCGGCCAATGGCTCTACTACCACTACGGCCGCCTACGCGACTGA